A genomic segment from Pseudorca crassidens isolate mPseCra1 chromosome 6, mPseCra1.hap1, whole genome shotgun sequence encodes:
- the ALPI gene encoding intestinal-type alkaline phosphatase: MQGAWVPLLLGLRLSLGFSPGSEAPPSRPPTQGAPRGYLSPLSPWPVEEENPAFWNRQAAQALDVAKKLQPIQTAAKNLILFLGDGMGVPTVTATRILKGQMNGKLGAETPLAMDQFPYVALSKTYNVDRQVPDSAGTATAYLCGVKANMKTIGVSAAARYNQCSTVPGNEVTSVMSRAKKAGKSVGVVTTTRVQHASPAGTYAHTVNRNWYSDTDMPAQAKKEGCQDIAMQLVYNMDIDVILGGGRKYMFPEGTPDPEYPGNTSENGIRKDQRNLVQEWQAKQQGTQYVWNRTALIQASKDPSVTHLMGLFEPADMKYEFQRDHTRDPSLQEMTEVALRVLSRNPRGFYLFVEGGRIDHGHHEGIAYRALTEAVMFDNAIAKASQLTSEADTLILVTADHSHVFSFGGYTLRGSSVFGLGFDKATDGKSYTSILYGNGPGYVPPGASRPDVNETKSSDPAYRQQAAVPLRSETHGGEDVAVFARGPQAHLVHGVQEQTFVAHVMAFAACVEPYTTYCHLQPPGGPADAAHQAACPPLLALLVSALLPVLLATGPH; encoded by the exons atgcagggggcctgggtacCTCTGCTGCTAGGCCTGCGGCTCTCCCTTGGCTTCAGCCCAGGTAGTGAGGCGCCTCCCAGCCGCCCCCCGACACAGGGGGCTCCCCGAGGCTACCTGAGTCCACTCTCCCCTTGGCCAGTTGAAGAGGAAAACCCAGCCTTTTGGAACCGCCAGGCAGCCCAGGCCCTGGATGTTGCTAAGAAGCTGCAGCCCATCCAGACGGCTGCTAAGAATCTCATTCTCTTCCTGGGGGATG GGATGGGGGTGCCCACGGTGACAGCCACTCGGATCCTAAAGGGGCAGATGAATGGCAAACTGGGAGCGGAGACGCCCCTGGCCATGGACCAGTTCCCGTACGTGGCTCTGTCCAAG ACATACAACGTGGACAGACAGGTGCCAGACAGCGCAGGCACGGCCACCGCCTACCTGTGCGGGGTCAAGGCCAACATGAAGACCATTGGTGTAAGTGCAGCTGCCCGGTACAACCAGTGCAGCACGGTACCTGGCAATGAGGTCACATCTGTGATGAGCCGGGCCAAGAAAGCAG GGAAGTCAGTGGGAGTGGTGACCACTACGAGGGTGCAGCATGCGTCGCCAGCTGGCACCTATGCACACACGGTGAACCGTAACTGGTATTCGGACACGGACATGCCTGCCCAGGCGAAGAAGGAGGGCTGCCAGGACATCGCCATGCAGCTCGTCTACAACATGGACATAGAT GTGATCCTGGGTGGAGGCCGAAAGTACATGTTTCCTGAGGGGACCCCAGACCCTGAATACCCAGGCAACACCAGTGAGAACGGAATCCGGAAGGACCAGAGGAACCTGGTGCAGGAGTGGCAGGCCAAGCAGCAG ggtaCCCAGTACGTGTGGAACCGCACTGCGCTCATTCAGGCATCTAAGGACCCCAGTGTAACACACCTCATGG GCCTCTTTGAGCCAGCAGACATGAAGTATGAGTTCCAGCGAGACCACACCAGGGACCCATCCCTGCAGGAGATGACGGAAGTAGCCCTGCGTGTGCTGAGCAGGAATCCCCGTGGCTTCTACCTCTTCGTGGAGG GAGGCCGCATTGACCACGGTCACCACGAAGGCATAGCTTACAGGGCGCTGACCGAGGCGGTCATGTTCGACAATGCCATTGCCAAGGCCAGCCAGCTCACTAGTGAAGCAGACACGCTGATCCTCGTCACCGCCGACCACTCCCATGTTTTCTCTTTCGGCGGCTACACACTGCGCGGAAGCTCCGTTTTCG ggCTGGGTTTTGACAAGGCCACTGACGGCAAGTCCTACACCTCCATCCTCTATGGCAACGGCCCGGGGTACGTGCCTCCTGGAGCCTCAAGGCCCGACGTCAACGAGACCAAAAGCA GCGACCCCGCGTACCGGCAGCAGGCGGCCGTGCCCCTGAGGAGCGAGACCCACGGCGGCGAGGACGTGGCGGTGTTCGCGCGCGGCCCGCAGGCGCACCTGGTGCACGGCGTGCAGGAGCAGACCTTCGTGGCTCACGTCATGGCCTTCGCTGCCTGCGTGGAGCCCTACACCACCTACTGCCACCTGCAGCCCCCCGGCGGCCCCGCCGACGCCGCGCACCAGGCCGCCTGCCCGCCCTTGCTGGCGCTGCTGGTCTCGGCGCTGCTGCCGGTGCTGCTGGCGACTGGCCCGCACTGA